The genomic region CCCACAGCACCTGTCGGATCTGGCGGACGTGTGCGCGGACTACGGGATCCCCATCGAAGCAGGCCCCGGGAAGCACGGCACCACGCAGGCTTACTTCCTGTACGTGTTCGAGCCCGGCGGAAACCGCGTGGAGCTGTTCGGGGACACGGGGTACCTGATCTTCGACCCCACGTGGAAGACCGTGGTGTGGGACGTCTCCAACGAAAGCGACCTGGAGCGTAGCACCATCTGGTTCGGCGGCCGTCTTC from Armatimonadota bacterium harbors:
- a CDS encoding VOC family protein yields the protein PQHLSDLADVCADYGIPIEAGPGKHGTTQAYFLYVFEPGGNRVELFGDTGYLIFDPTWKTVVWDVSNESDLERSTIWFGGRLPETFYTYGSPPVEA